One genomic window of Methyloceanibacter sp. wino2 includes the following:
- the yihA gene encoding ribosome biogenesis GTP-binding protein YihA/YsxC, whose product MTDFEFTDSELARGEALFRVPCEFVLGAVAVDGLPADGRPEIAFAGRSNVGKSSLINALTGRKTLARVSVTPGRTRELNFFTLGANGPNGAGSAYLVDMPGYGYAKVSRSAVKGWTRLIEDYLKGRRELKRVFLLIDARHGLKANDRDTMKLMDESAVSYQGVLTKADKPKLSELEAVIAKTEAELAKHPAAFPHLLVTSAKEGVGIPELRATIASLVANGVEP is encoded by the coding sequence ATGACCGATTTCGAATTCACCGACAGCGAGCTTGCGCGCGGCGAAGCCCTGTTCCGCGTACCTTGCGAGTTCGTCCTGGGCGCCGTTGCCGTCGACGGGCTTCCCGCTGACGGGCGCCCGGAGATCGCCTTTGCAGGGCGCTCGAACGTGGGCAAATCGAGCCTCATCAATGCCCTGACGGGCCGAAAGACGCTGGCGCGGGTTTCCGTGACCCCTGGCCGGACGCGCGAGCTCAATTTCTTCACGCTGGGTGCCAACGGACCAAACGGAGCTGGCAGCGCCTATCTCGTGGATATGCCGGGCTACGGCTATGCCAAGGTCTCCCGGTCCGCCGTGAAAGGGTGGACGCGGCTGATCGAGGACTATCTGAAGGGGCGCCGGGAACTGAAGCGCGTGTTCCTGCTGATCGATGCCCGCCATGGCCTGAAAGCCAACGACCGGGACACGATGAAGCTTATGGACGAGTCCGCCGTGTCCTATCAGGGCGTCCTGACCAAGGCCGACAAGCCGAAGCTAAGCGAGCTGGAGGCCGTCATCGCCAAGACGGAGGCGGAACTCGCCAAACACCCCGCCGCCTTCCCCCATCTTCTTGTGACATCGGCCAAGGAGGGCGTCGGCATCCCGGAATTGCGGGCAACGATCGCCAGCCTCGTAGCGAACGGCGTTGAACCGTAA
- the argB gene encoding acetylglutamate kinase, with protein MQRYDRETVVVKYGGHAMGDPELAKDFARDVVLLKQAGVNPVVVHGGGPQIGRLLERLNIKSEFKDGLRVTDRQTVDVVEMVLAGSVNKEIVSAINDQGGKAVGICGKDANLMRATKLERRVRDPESNIEKVLDLGFVGEPGLVEPHIIDVIIQSDLIPVVAPIGVGPDGETLNINADTFAAAIAVALKAKRLLLLTDVDGVLDKDGALVRSMTTSEALSLIADGTITGGMIPKIESCIDVISEGVEAVVIINGKVPHSVLLELFTEHGAGTLIERRRPHGYRTRQP; from the coding sequence ATGCAGCGCTACGACCGCGAGACGGTCGTGGTGAAATATGGCGGCCACGCCATGGGCGACCCGGAACTGGCGAAGGATTTCGCGCGCGACGTGGTGCTGCTCAAGCAGGCCGGCGTGAACCCGGTGGTGGTGCATGGCGGCGGCCCGCAGATCGGGCGGCTGCTGGAGCGCCTCAACATCAAGTCCGAGTTCAAGGACGGCCTCAGGGTCACGGACCGGCAGACGGTCGACGTGGTCGAGATGGTCCTGGCGGGCTCCGTGAACAAGGAAATCGTCTCCGCCATCAACGATCAGGGCGGCAAGGCCGTCGGCATCTGCGGCAAGGACGCCAATCTGATGCGGGCCACGAAGCTCGAACGGCGGGTGCGCGATCCCGAATCCAATATCGAGAAGGTCCTCGATCTCGGGTTCGTCGGCGAGCCGGGCCTCGTCGAACCTCACATCATCGACGTGATCATTCAGTCGGATCTGATCCCGGTGGTGGCCCCGATCGGCGTAGGCCCCGACGGCGAGACGCTGAACATCAATGCGGACACGTTCGCCGCCGCCATCGCGGTCGCGCTGAAGGCCAAGCGTCTGCTTCTGCTCACGGACGTGGACGGAGTTCTGGACAAGGACGGCGCCTTGGTCCGCTCCATGACCACGTCGGAGGCGCTCAGCCTGATCGCTGACGGCACGATCACCGGCGGCATGATCCCCAAGATCGAGAGCTGCATCGACGTGATCTCCGAGGGCGTGGAAGCCGTGGTCATCATCAACGGCAAGGTGCCCCATTCGGTGCTGCTCGAGCTCTTCACCGAGCATGGCGCCGGCACGCTGATCGAGCGGCGGCGCCCCCATGGCTACCGCACGAGGCAGCCATGA
- a CDS encoding pyrimidine 5'-nucleotidase, which produces MTDAAPSKLRTRTLQGNTIAERGFGHVETWVFDLDNTLYPAECDLFAQIDHRMGSFIAETLGLSLEDAHALRKQYYFEHGTTLAGLIRLHGVKPHDFLDYVHDIDLAVVDPSPELGAAIEALPGRKLVFTNGCRKHAERVTTKLGVRDLFEDIFDIHALEYVNPKPSREAFERFVATHGVESSRAAIFDDLPHNLETAHAIGMTTIWIDCRAMGRPEHVAHEDWAELPEHIHHRTEALTPFVAAIGASLAEDAAGRKDPAAAPPAESATHNNL; this is translated from the coding sequence ATGACGGATGCGGCGCCAAGCAAGCTTCGGACACGAACGCTTCAGGGAAACACGATCGCGGAGCGCGGCTTCGGTCATGTGGAGACCTGGGTCTTCGATCTCGACAACACGCTCTACCCGGCCGAGTGCGATCTCTTCGCTCAGATCGACCACCGCATGGGCTCGTTCATCGCCGAAACGCTGGGTCTGTCGCTCGAGGACGCGCACGCCCTGCGCAAGCAATACTATTTCGAGCACGGTACGACGCTCGCCGGACTGATCCGTCTTCACGGCGTCAAGCCGCACGACTTCCTCGACTATGTCCACGACATCGACCTCGCTGTGGTCGACCCGTCACCGGAGCTCGGTGCCGCCATCGAGGCGCTGCCGGGGCGAAAGCTGGTGTTCACGAACGGCTGCCGCAAGCACGCCGAACGCGTCACGACCAAGCTTGGCGTGCGGGACCTGTTCGAGGACATTTTCGATATCCACGCCCTCGAATACGTGAACCCCAAGCCGTCGCGGGAGGCCTTCGAACGCTTCGTCGCCACCCATGGGGTCGAGAGCAGCCGGGCCGCGATCTTCGACGACCTGCCGCACAATCTCGAGACCGCGCACGCGATCGGCATGACAACGATCTGGATCGACTGCCGCGCGATGGGCCGTCCCGAACACGTCGCGCATGAGGACTGGGCCGAACTGCCCGAGCACATTCATCACCGCACGGAGGCGCTCACGCCTTTCGTCGCCGCCATCGGCGCGTCTCTCGCGGAGGACGCGGCAGGCCGCAAGGATCCTGCCGCGGCCCCCCCGGCGGAGAGCGCAACACACAATAATCTGTAG
- the dapD gene encoding 2,3,4,5-tetrahydropyridine-2,6-dicarboxylate N-succinyltransferase, which produces MSHDHLKNFIDGAFEHASDINSDTKGVVRDGVEEVLGLLDKGELRVAEKVDGDWVVNQWVKKAILLSFKLNDQKRMDGGPGDSSWWDKVPMKFEKWKAKDFKEAGFRAVPGCLVRHSAFIAPGVVLMPSFVNLGAYVDSGSMIDTWATVGSCAQIGKNVHLSGGAGIGGVLEPLQANPVIIEDNCFIGARAEVAEGVIVGEGSVLSMGVYIGQSTKIIDRATGFVHQGRVPPYSVVVSGSMPGKPLPDGTPGPSLYCAVIVKTVDEQTRSKTSINELLRD; this is translated from the coding sequence ATGTCGCACGATCATCTGAAGAACTTCATCGACGGCGCATTCGAGCACGCGTCCGACATCAATTCGGACACGAAGGGCGTGGTGCGCGACGGCGTCGAGGAGGTTCTGGGCCTGCTCGACAAGGGCGAATTGCGGGTCGCGGAGAAGGTCGACGGCGACTGGGTCGTCAATCAATGGGTCAAGAAGGCCATTCTGCTCTCGTTCAAGCTGAACGATCAGAAGCGGATGGACGGCGGCCCCGGCGATTCCTCCTGGTGGGACAAGGTCCCCATGAAGTTCGAGAAGTGGAAGGCCAAGGACTTCAAGGAAGCCGGTTTCCGGGCCGTGCCGGGCTGCCTCGTGAGGCATTCGGCCTTCATCGCGCCGGGCGTCGTCCTGATGCCGTCCTTCGTCAACCTCGGGGCCTATGTGGACAGCGGTTCCATGATCGATACCTGGGCCACGGTCGGCTCATGCGCGCAGATCGGCAAGAACGTGCATCTGTCGGGCGGCGCCGGTATCGGCGGCGTGCTCGAGCCGCTGCAGGCCAATCCCGTGATCATCGAAGACAATTGCTTCATCGGCGCCCGCGCCGAAGTGGCCGAAGGGGTGATCGTGGGCGAAGGCTCGGTGTTGTCCATGGGCGTCTATATCGGCCAGTCCACCAAGATCATCGACCGGGCCACGGGCTTCGTCCACCAGGGCCGCGTACCGCCTTATTCGGTCGTCGTGTCCGGCTCCATGCCGGGCAAGCCGCTGCCGGACGGAACGCCTGGGCCTTCGCTCTATTGCGCGGTGATCGTGAAAACCGTGGACGAGCAAACGCGCTCGAAGACGTCCATCAACGAGTTGCTGCGCGACTAG